The following are encoded in a window of Salinibacter ruber DSM 13855 genomic DNA:
- a CDS encoding HEAT repeat domain-containing protein has protein sequence MSRPLVDFARRLQPDADATTADAVVETAATNRRAEFESALYRLFANLTGASAPSVRRRSARAVYQLSEIVPGALVTYGTELIPALDDDPARPYIAGSLTHIVYEGMRGETFRSDREALVQDLARQIGTDTTVSAVRYLSRIATRWDRIVATVEPTLVDGLSSEDEAVRTAAVRAFATMWAHHLDGTDAIPPLLDCTCDSSPLVRAHAIAALGDIAFQDRGEEDAPVAATPEIIDAGTRLLTDDDERARYDAAACFAEAHYWVEYEGDRCWIETVDRNRIDAAVDALVEALDDPSTPVVRQAAAALHIYARFETRALIPHVDRLVDYGWSVQPNSTLIQRALKSLAADHPSALSDHSSFLLDRLRNHKDATAATILGRLAPADGEAAHSAVSSLTDLLGSPKHTDRRTAAKALAEVHRVDSTLVPDYVEALTEAVDGTDVNTKPGMGWEPLATLAPDHPETATALACQAVDRLTEWPSPPDLRLVYKLGEANPHTISPVADRLIDLLDHDNTSVVGAAAKSLRGALMLDGSVQIPPSAAAALASRLDDLSRSARMDAERIIDVVREESTDA, from the coding sequence ATGAGCAGACCACTCGTTGACTTTGCCCGGCGACTCCAACCCGATGCCGACGCGACCACCGCCGACGCGGTCGTCGAAACCGCCGCAACGAATCGGCGGGCCGAGTTCGAATCGGCCCTGTACCGGCTCTTCGCGAACCTTACGGGGGCGTCGGCCCCCTCGGTTCGGCGGCGGAGTGCCCGCGCGGTGTACCAGCTTTCGGAGATCGTTCCCGGCGCACTCGTGACGTACGGGACGGAATTGATCCCTGCCCTCGACGACGACCCGGCGCGTCCCTACATCGCCGGGAGCCTGACCCACATCGTTTACGAAGGCATGCGCGGAGAAACCTTCCGCAGCGACCGGGAGGCCCTCGTCCAGGACCTCGCCCGGCAGATCGGCACCGACACCACCGTTTCGGCGGTTCGCTATTTGTCGCGGATCGCGACGCGCTGGGACCGAATCGTCGCGACCGTGGAGCCCACCCTCGTCGACGGCCTATCGAGCGAGGACGAGGCCGTCCGGACCGCGGCCGTCCGGGCGTTCGCGACAATGTGGGCACACCACCTCGACGGAACCGACGCGATTCCGCCCCTGCTCGACTGTACCTGCGACTCGTCGCCGCTCGTGCGGGCACACGCCATCGCGGCGCTCGGCGACATTGCGTTTCAGGATCGGGGGGAAGAGGACGCCCCCGTCGCGGCCACCCCCGAGATTATCGATGCGGGAACGAGGTTGCTCACGGACGACGACGAGCGCGCCCGGTACGACGCCGCTGCGTGTTTTGCCGAGGCGCACTACTGGGTGGAATATGAAGGCGATCGCTGTTGGATCGAGACCGTCGACCGCAACCGCATCGACGCGGCGGTTGACGCTCTCGTTGAGGCCCTCGACGATCCGTCCACCCCCGTCGTCCGGCAGGCGGCGGCCGCCCTACACATCTACGCTCGCTTCGAGACGCGGGCCCTCATCCCGCACGTCGACCGCCTCGTCGACTACGGATGGAGCGTGCAGCCCAACAGCACGTTGATTCAGCGGGCGCTCAAATCCCTAGCCGCTGACCATCCCTCGGCCCTCAGCGATCACAGCTCCTTCCTCCTCGACCGACTGCGCAACCATAAGGACGCAACCGCCGCGACGATTCTGGGGCGGCTTGCCCCCGCCGACGGCGAGGCCGCCCACTCGGCCGTCTCGTCCCTCACCGATCTGCTCGGCAGTCCCAAGCACACGGACCGTCGGACTGCCGCGAAGGCGCTCGCAGAGGTCCACCGTGTCGACTCGACGCTCGTTCCCGACTACGTCGAGGCCCTCACCGAGGCCGTCGACGGCACCGACGTGAACACCAAACCGGGAATGGGATGGGAGCCCCTTGCGACTCTGGCCCCGGATCACCCGGAGACCGCGACGGCTCTCGCCTGCCAGGCGGTTGACCGACTGACAGAGTGGCCCTCTCCGCCTGATTTGCGTCTCGTGTACAAACTCGGTGAAGCCAACCCGCACACGATTTCCCCCGTGGCCGACCGACTCATCGATCTGCTCGACCACGACAACACCAGCGTCGTCGGTGCGGCAGCAAAGTCGCTGAGGGGGGCGCTCATGTTGGACGGCTCGGTTCAGATCCCCCCGTCCGCCGCTGCCGCCCTCGCATCGCGGCTCGACGACCTCTCCAGATCCGCTCGGATGGACGCGGAGCGAATTATCGACGTGGTCCGGGAAGAATCCACGGACGCCTGA
- a CDS encoding slipin family protein, producing MLSFYLLAAVVLVAVVLVVRTFKVVKEYERGVKFMLGQFVKVMEPGLGTVIPLIQSWERVDMRVKAVDVPRQESITRDNVTVEIDAVIYYQVRDAEKAILEVEEYMYATQQLAQTTMRNIVGEVDLDALLAERERISQQIREIIDEATDPWGIEVQSVELKDIILAENMKRVIARQAEAERERRAVTIQAEGELEAAQNMADAASTLNDEEGALHLRTLQTLNSLSSDDSNTVIFAVPTEALRALESIGASDEK from the coding sequence ATGCTCTCGTTTTATCTGCTGGCCGCCGTCGTTCTGGTGGCGGTCGTCCTCGTCGTGCGCACCTTCAAGGTCGTGAAGGAGTACGAGCGGGGCGTCAAGTTCATGCTCGGCCAGTTCGTCAAGGTGATGGAGCCGGGCCTCGGGACCGTCATCCCGCTGATCCAGTCGTGGGAACGGGTCGACATGCGCGTGAAGGCGGTCGACGTGCCGCGGCAGGAGAGCATCACGCGCGACAACGTGACCGTCGAGATCGACGCCGTCATCTACTACCAGGTGCGGGATGCGGAGAAAGCGATCCTAGAGGTGGAGGAGTACATGTACGCCACGCAGCAATTGGCCCAGACCACCATGCGCAACATCGTCGGGGAGGTGGACCTCGATGCGCTCTTGGCCGAGCGGGAGCGCATCTCCCAGCAGATCCGCGAGATCATCGACGAGGCCACCGACCCGTGGGGCATTGAGGTGCAGTCGGTTGAGCTCAAAGACATCATCCTGGCGGAGAACATGAAGCGGGTGATTGCCCGGCAGGCCGAGGCCGAGCGCGAGCGCCGCGCCGTCACCATCCAGGCGGAGGGGGAGCTGGAGGCGGCCCAAAACATGGCCGACGCGGCGAGCACGCTCAACGACGAAGAGGGCGCCCTCCACCTTCGCACCCTGCAAACGCTCAACAGCCTTAGCAGCGACGACTCGAACACCGTGATCTTCGCGGTGCCCACCGAGGCCCTGCGGGCGCTGGAGTCGATCGGGGCATCGGACGAGAAGTAG
- a CDS encoding MATE family efflux transporter has product MGVGPVHAVVPLRFASVPNPIRATVEGIGRLLVYLRLITASRAQRIAGLAWPRILTGLARMSKATADVAMVGVAVGPAAIAGVGYGVPYWTMTYMLGGGIAGGTISLVSQRYGGGRYDDIDRAVKVSVMAALLVTLPLVVVFWTLPEPLIRLIGTGEAAIQYGTRYLRVASLAMPFAALNLIGSRTLIGADDAWTPMIVRAGGAVINVGLNAVFIFVFDLGVVGAALGTVLGSVGGVLVLGWGLTVGRLPFVGPLPVQVDWSAPYWDAADARHLARISTPLALRKVAQNGGQFPLLAIVGLYGPNMVAAFVVALRVRALMNTPGWGFGLASSSLVGQSLGAGNEQDADGYARDTLRFTVATYALVGAAVFVVADPVSALFVDDGAVRATTTALIRAACVSVLLWGVMNGALGPLRASGDTTWPFYGQLLGLFVFALPLAYLGAVTSLGIWGLYGTLFAETAVPAAVIYYRFRTQKWKRISRQNREAAMGQAS; this is encoded by the coding sequence ATGGGTGTCGGTCCCGTCCACGCTGTTGTTCCGCTCCGTTTCGCCTCTGTGCCAAATCCCATCCGCGCCACCGTCGAGGGCATCGGGCGCCTCCTCGTGTATCTGCGACTCATCACGGCGTCGCGGGCGCAGCGGATTGCGGGCCTGGCCTGGCCCCGCATCCTGACGGGCCTGGCGCGCATGTCGAAGGCGACCGCCGACGTGGCGATGGTGGGCGTGGCCGTGGGGCCGGCCGCCATTGCGGGCGTCGGCTACGGGGTGCCGTACTGGACCATGACGTACATGCTCGGGGGCGGCATTGCCGGGGGCACAATTAGCCTCGTTTCGCAGCGGTACGGGGGAGGGCGGTACGACGACATCGACCGGGCGGTGAAGGTGAGCGTGATGGCCGCGCTCCTGGTGACACTGCCCCTGGTCGTCGTGTTCTGGACGCTGCCGGAGCCGCTCATTCGCCTCATCGGGACGGGCGAGGCGGCCATCCAGTACGGCACGCGGTACCTGCGGGTCGCGAGCCTGGCGATGCCCTTCGCAGCCCTCAACCTGATCGGCAGCCGCACCCTCATCGGGGCCGACGACGCGTGGACGCCCATGATCGTGCGGGCCGGGGGTGCAGTGATCAACGTGGGGCTGAACGCCGTCTTTATCTTCGTCTTCGACCTGGGCGTGGTCGGGGCCGCGCTGGGGACGGTGCTCGGGAGCGTCGGCGGCGTGCTCGTTCTCGGGTGGGGGCTCACTGTGGGGCGCCTTCCGTTTGTGGGGCCCCTGCCCGTGCAGGTCGACTGGTCGGCCCCCTACTGGGACGCGGCGGACGCCCGGCACCTGGCCCGCATCTCGACGCCCCTGGCCCTGCGGAAGGTGGCCCAGAACGGCGGGCAGTTTCCCCTGCTCGCCATCGTGGGCCTCTACGGGCCCAACATGGTGGCCGCCTTCGTGGTTGCGCTCCGCGTGCGGGCCCTCATGAACACGCCCGGCTGGGGCTTCGGGCTGGCCTCCAGCAGCCTCGTCGGCCAGTCGCTCGGCGCGGGCAACGAACAGGACGCCGACGGCTACGCCCGCGACACCCTCCGCTTCACCGTTGCGACCTACGCCCTGGTGGGCGCCGCCGTGTTCGTGGTGGCCGACCCGGTCAGTGCCCTCTTCGTGGACGACGGCGCCGTGCGGGCCACCACGACGGCCCTCATCCGGGCGGCCTGCGTGAGCGTGCTGCTCTGGGGGGTCATGAACGGCGCCCTGGGGCCGCTCCGCGCCAGCGGCGACACCACGTGGCCCTTCTACGGCCAGCTGCTGGGGCTCTTCGTCTTCGCCCTCCCCCTGGCCTACCTCGGGGCCGTCACGTCGCTCGGCATCTGGGGGCTCTACGGCACCCTGTTCGCCGAGACGGCCGTGCCCGCGGCGGTCATTTACTACCGCTTCCGGACGCAGAAGTGGAAGCGCATCAGCCGGCAAAACCGGGAGGCCGCGATGGGACAGGCGTCGTAA
- a CDS encoding type 1 glutamine amidotransferase domain-containing protein encodes MSLSHCRVAVLVDKSFEDLEFWVPTMRLREEGAEVVVAGREADATFTGKHGLTATTDVAARTLAPGDLDGVVVPGGWAPDKLRRDEGVQALVREMDAQQKIVAQICHAGLVGISAGIVEGRQATGSTGIKDDLVNAGATWVDEAAFQEDHLVWGRVVKDIPAFCRTLVQALQDA; translated from the coding sequence ATGTCTCTGAGTCACTGCCGCGTTGCTGTTCTCGTCGACAAATCATTCGAGGATCTCGAGTTCTGGGTCCCGACCATGCGGCTCCGGGAGGAGGGCGCCGAGGTCGTGGTCGCCGGCCGGGAGGCCGACGCCACGTTCACCGGCAAGCACGGCCTCACGGCCACCACCGACGTGGCCGCCCGCACACTTGCCCCCGGCGATCTGGACGGCGTCGTCGTCCCGGGCGGCTGGGCCCCCGACAAGCTCCGCCGCGACGAGGGGGTCCAGGCCCTGGTGCGCGAGATGGACGCCCAGCAGAAGATCGTGGCTCAAATCTGTCACGCCGGCCTCGTGGGCATCTCCGCGGGCATCGTGGAGGGCCGCCAGGCCACCGGAAGTACGGGCATCAAGGACGACCTCGTGAACGCGGGCGCAACCTGGGTCGACGAGGCCGCCTTCCAGGAGGACCACCTCGTCTGGGGGCGCGTCGTGAAAGACATTCCGGCCTTCTGCCGGACCCTCGTGCAGGCCCTCCAAGACGCGTAG
- a CDS encoding superoxide dismutase, translated as MAFDLPDLPYDYDALEPHIDEQTMRIHHDKHHAGYTRKLNNALEGHDDLQEHSIEELLAGLDTLPTDVQTPVRQNGGGFYNHRLFWNVMSPDGGGTPDGDLADAIHDAFGSYEDFKDAFADAATGQFGSGWGWLVAQPNGDVTVTSTPNQDNPLLEGHTPILGIDVWEHSYYLNYQNERGTYVDEWWNVVDWDAVGENYDEIVGA; from the coding sequence ATGGCTTTTGATCTCCCTGACCTGCCGTACGACTACGACGCCCTGGAGCCGCACATTGACGAGCAGACGATGCGGATCCACCACGACAAGCACCATGCCGGCTATACGCGAAAGCTGAACAACGCGCTGGAGGGGCACGACGACCTCCAGGAGCACTCGATTGAAGAGCTTCTTGCTGGCCTCGACACGCTCCCGACGGACGTTCAGACGCCGGTGCGCCAGAACGGGGGCGGCTTTTACAACCACCGCCTCTTCTGGAACGTCATGTCCCCGGACGGCGGCGGCACGCCCGACGGAGACCTTGCGGACGCCATCCACGACGCCTTTGGCTCCTACGAGGACTTCAAGGACGCCTTTGCCGATGCGGCGACCGGGCAGTTTGGCAGCGGCTGGGGGTGGCTCGTCGCGCAGCCCAACGGCGACGTGACCGTGACCAGCACGCCCAACCAGGACAATCCCTTGTTGGAGGGACACACGCCCATTCTCGGGATTGACGTGTGGGAGCACTCCTACTACCTCAACTACCAGAACGAGCGCGGCACCTACGTCGACGAGTGGTGGAACGTCGTCGACTGGGACGCCGTCGGCGAGAACTACGACGAGATTGTGGGGGCGTAG
- a CDS encoding saccharopine dehydrogenase family protein, translating to MSALIYGAYGYTGQLIARAAVERGLQPVLAGRNADRLAELGAALDLPTRTVSLSDPERLRTALDGISVALHCAGPFVRTAPPMIAACLETGTHYLDLTGEVDVFRRLADRGADAEAAGCMVLPGIGFDVVPSDCLSRFVAAHTPDADILEVALYAEGTVSQGTLKTLIEQMGRGGVVRREGRLHDVPPGWTSRNVDFGDRRRGVTSIPEGSVVTSGVSTDVPNVTAYIAVPLLVQSLLRASRHVQGILTWPPLKQLLKRLVEQGRPGPSAEERQQGRTVVWASARGSEGGVTTARLHGPEAYTFTARSAVEALQRVLDGTAPAGYQTPATAFGADFALAVDGTSRQIVEEPSRA from the coding sequence ATGTCTGCACTCATCTACGGCGCCTACGGCTACACGGGGCAACTGATTGCCCGGGCGGCGGTCGAACGCGGGCTCCAGCCCGTACTGGCGGGCCGAAACGCCGATCGACTTGCGGAGCTGGGCGCGGCCCTGGATCTCCCGACCCGAACCGTGTCCCTATCGGACCCGGAGCGGCTCCGGACGGCCCTCGACGGGATCTCCGTGGCCCTCCACTGTGCGGGGCCCTTCGTCCGCACGGCCCCGCCGATGATTGCCGCGTGCCTGGAGACGGGGACCCACTACCTGGACCTGACGGGGGAGGTGGACGTGTTTCGGCGGCTGGCCGACCGCGGCGCGGACGCCGAGGCTGCGGGCTGCATGGTGCTTCCCGGCATTGGGTTTGACGTGGTGCCGAGCGACTGTCTGTCACGCTTCGTGGCGGCACATACCCCGGACGCCGACATCCTTGAGGTGGCGCTGTACGCCGAGGGCACGGTGTCGCAGGGCACCCTCAAGACGCTCATCGAGCAGATGGGGCGGGGCGGGGTGGTGCGCCGGGAGGGGCGGCTCCACGACGTGCCGCCGGGGTGGACGAGCCGGAACGTCGACTTCGGGGACCGGCGCCGCGGGGTCACGTCCATCCCCGAGGGCAGCGTTGTGACGAGTGGGGTCTCGACCGACGTGCCCAACGTCACCGCCTACATTGCCGTGCCGCTCCTCGTCCAGTCGCTGCTCCGGGCCAGCCGGCACGTGCAGGGGATTTTGACGTGGCCCCCCCTGAAGCAACTCCTAAAACGGCTCGTGGAGCAGGGCCGTCCCGGCCCGTCCGCCGAGGAGCGCCAGCAGGGCCGCACCGTGGTCTGGGCCTCGGCACGGGGCTCGGAGGGAGGCGTCACGACCGCCCGGCTCCACGGGCCGGAGGCCTACACCTTCACGGCACGGTCCGCGGTGGAGGCCCTCCAGCGGGTCCTCGATGGAACCGCCCCCGCCGGGTACCAGACGCCGGCCACCGCCTTCGGGGCGGACTTTGCACTCGCCGTGGACGGAACGTCGCGACAAATCGTTGAGGAGCCATCGAGGGCGTAG
- a CDS encoding M14 family zinc carboxypeptidase, producing MSFALTSLVDETPTFRAHGTVRSPIESACAQHPDVATFRELGSSEDGTMLYGAVVGTGPITVSLIAGNHADEPVGPETLRSFLINGLARRDDMESLLRRFQFVVVPHTNPDGEARNRAWMEAWPDLEAYLMEAVRENPGRDMEYGFPDMRPENTHVSAFLREHGPFDLHASLHGMSAGEGAMLLINRPWTFRTQSLRDDFASAAAAKGLPLHDHNRKGEKGFFWIEPGFQTTPRGDAMRTYFRARSDAAMAERFHDSSMEFVASLGGDPLSLVTELPLFLIRGEEGDGHQPTRYLKLRERLPDIKARLDRGEDVDELLAPFDVRPVPLKTAMHLQFRALELGLRAVAPDYTS from the coding sequence ATGTCGTTTGCGTTAACGAGCCTCGTCGACGAAACCCCCACCTTCCGGGCGCACGGCACGGTCCGCTCTCCGATTGAGTCGGCCTGTGCACAGCACCCCGATGTTGCGACCTTTCGTGAGTTGGGCTCAAGCGAAGACGGGACCATGCTCTACGGGGCGGTGGTGGGCACCGGGCCGATCACGGTAAGCCTCATTGCCGGAAACCACGCGGACGAGCCCGTGGGACCGGAAACCCTTCGGTCCTTTCTCATCAACGGGCTGGCGCGGCGGGACGACATGGAATCGTTGCTTCGGCGTTTCCAGTTCGTGGTCGTGCCGCACACGAACCCGGACGGGGAGGCGCGCAACCGGGCCTGGATGGAGGCGTGGCCGGACCTGGAGGCGTACCTGATGGAGGCCGTTCGGGAAAACCCGGGGCGCGACATGGAGTACGGATTCCCGGACATGCGCCCTGAGAACACGCACGTCTCGGCCTTCTTGCGGGAGCACGGCCCGTTCGACCTTCACGCCAGCCTGCACGGCATGTCGGCGGGAGAGGGCGCGATGCTGCTCATCAACCGGCCCTGGACCTTCCGCACGCAGTCGCTTCGGGACGACTTTGCGAGCGCCGCCGCGGCGAAAGGACTGCCCCTGCACGACCACAACCGGAAGGGGGAGAAGGGATTCTTCTGGATCGAGCCGGGCTTCCAGACCACCCCGCGCGGCGATGCCATGCGGACGTACTTCCGGGCCCGGAGCGATGCCGCGATGGCCGAGCGGTTCCACGACAGCTCGATGGAGTTTGTCGCGTCGCTGGGGGGCGACCCGCTCTCGCTCGTGACGGAACTCCCTCTATTTCTTATTCGCGGCGAGGAGGGCGACGGACACCAGCCCACACGGTACCTCAAACTTCGGGAGCGCCTGCCGGACATCAAGGCGCGGCTCGATCGGGGCGAAGACGTGGACGAGCTGCTCGCGCCGTTTGACGTCCGTCCCGTCCCGCTCAAGACGGCGATGCACCTGCAGTTTCGGGCCTTGGAGCTGGGGCTTCGGGCCGTTGCGCCGGACTATACGTCGTGA
- a CDS encoding cold-shock protein, whose product MAERETGTVKWFSNEKGYGFIVAEDRDEDLFVHYSEIDTEGFKSLDEDDRVEFTVGHTDKGPNAQDVVVIG is encoded by the coding sequence ATGGCAGAGCGCGAAACGGGAACCGTCAAGTGGTTCAGCAACGAGAAGGGCTACGGGTTCATCGTCGCTGAGGACCGAGACGAGGATCTGTTTGTCCACTACAGCGAGATTGACACGGAGGGCTTCAAGAGTCTCGACGAGGACGATCGGGTCGAATTTACGGTCGGGCATACGGACAAGGGGCCCAACGCCCAGGACGTCGTGGTCATCGGATAA
- a CDS encoding type IX secretion system plug protein domain-containing protein has translation MRVVSRWAFGLLVCVVAVALTMGCKSTEEAEQADSSAPASATVQPELAPPSASVRTVQLYQGDDEQSLPVTSMTGGDGLTLEFDLLAAEGRPLSVYFQHADRTWRRDLSPGQTLESFQDDRLVDYRPSRGTKVPYVHYRYRFPNDDIRFRISGNYVLRVTERGRRDSVLFEQPFFVTEGEGGLQLDAEGLPVPGQQQPSVRPRARFAPPSAIRGDPFGHAVCFVRNGRLADTRCEDRPLLVRQPKLEFELERDRAYAPATAEYKVDLSTLRSTAQIARVERTPSPIRVFLDPDYARFTEASRGPALNGQTVVRGAFSAQADPGITAEYVETTFAFVPAGEAPYRAPLVVAGSFSGMDPAQGTSMDWNAREGRYEGRVLLKQGRHQYFYSTSDPSLAEEMRRTQPRRASTYTAFVYYRDAQYNTDRLLRVGGVRP, from the coding sequence ATGCGCGTCGTCTCCCGTTGGGCGTTTGGGCTCCTCGTTTGTGTCGTGGCGGTCGCTCTGACGATGGGGTGCAAGTCGACGGAGGAGGCGGAACAGGCCGACTCGTCCGCTCCGGCTTCGGCAACAGTTCAGCCCGAATTGGCCCCGCCGTCCGCCTCGGTCCGTACCGTTCAGTTGTATCAGGGGGACGACGAGCAGAGCCTGCCGGTCACGTCGATGACGGGGGGAGACGGCCTGACCCTAGAGTTCGATCTCTTGGCGGCGGAGGGGCGCCCGCTTTCCGTCTATTTTCAGCACGCCGACCGGACGTGGCGCCGAGACCTCTCGCCGGGACAGACCCTGGAATCGTTCCAGGACGATCGCCTCGTCGACTACCGCCCGTCTCGGGGGACGAAAGTGCCGTACGTGCACTACCGGTACCGTTTCCCCAACGACGACATTCGGTTCCGGATCAGTGGCAACTACGTTCTGCGGGTGACTGAGCGGGGGCGCCGGGACTCGGTTCTTTTCGAACAGCCGTTCTTCGTGACGGAGGGGGAAGGGGGCCTCCAGTTGGACGCCGAGGGGCTTCCGGTACCGGGGCAGCAACAGCCCTCCGTCCGTCCGCGTGCCCGCTTTGCCCCGCCGTCCGCGATTCGAGGCGACCCGTTCGGGCACGCCGTGTGCTTTGTCCGGAACGGCCGCCTCGCGGACACCCGGTGCGAGGACCGTCCGCTACTGGTGCGCCAGCCCAAACTGGAATTTGAACTGGAGCGGGATCGGGCCTACGCCCCCGCAACGGCGGAGTACAAGGTCGACCTCAGCACACTCCGGTCGACCGCCCAGATTGCCCGGGTGGAACGCACCCCGTCGCCCATCCGGGTGTTCTTGGATCCCGACTACGCCCGCTTCACGGAGGCGTCGAGGGGGCCGGCCCTCAACGGACAGACGGTCGTCCGGGGCGCCTTCTCGGCCCAGGCGGACCCGGGCATTACCGCCGAGTACGTGGAGACCACCTTTGCCTTCGTGCCCGCCGGCGAAGCGCCCTACCGAGCCCCCCTGGTGGTGGCCGGAAGCTTCAGCGGGATGGACCCGGCCCAGGGCACCTCCATGGACTGGAACGCGCGGGAGGGGCGGTACGAGGGGCGCGTCCTCCTCAAGCAGGGCCGCCACCAGTATTTCTACTCGACGTCGGACCCGAGCCTTGCGGAGGAGATGCGCCGAACGCAACCCCGACGGGCCAGTACCTACACGGCGTTTGTCTACTACCGAGATGCCCAATACAACACCGATCGCCTGCTCCGCGTGGGCGGGGTTCGGCCCTAA